From the genome of Malus sylvestris chromosome 6, drMalSylv7.2, whole genome shotgun sequence, one region includes:
- the LOC126626318 gene encoding uncharacterized protein LOC126626318 yields the protein MGSSHELTRNGHKDVSLQELSDRLAEFAQVRGWEEYHSPRNLLLALVGEVGELSEIFQWKGEVARGLPNWTSDEKEHLEEELSDVLLYLIQLADVCGLDLGQAALTKIVKNARKYPVTNQTTASTN from the exons ATGGGGAGTTCTCATGAGCTTACAAGAAATGGCCATAAGGATGTTTCACTTCAAGAACTCAGTGATAGGCTTGCTGAGTTTGCTCAAGTAAGAGGATGGGAAGAATATCACAGCCCCAGAAATCTCCTTCTAGCACTA GTGGGAGAGGTTGGAGAACTGTCTGAAATTTTCCAGTGGAAGGGTGAAGTTGCAAGAGGGCTGCCTAACTGGACTTCTGATGAGAAAGAGCATTTGGAAGAGGAGCTCTCTGATGTTCTGCTCTACCTGATTCAACTCGCCGACGTCTGCGGACTTGATCTGGGACAAGCAGCTCTCACCAAGATTGTCAAGAATGCAAGAAAATACCCCGTTACGAATCAAACAACAGCTTCCACCAACTAG